The sequence AGCTGGCCGCCGCCTCGGTCGACGACATCGGCGTCGCTGCCGGCCGGGCGAGCGCCAAGGCCGCGGGCGTCGTCGTGGACGACACGGCCGTGACGCCACAGTTCCTCGAGGGGTCCGCAGCCGACCGCGAGCTGCCGATCATCAAGAAGATCGCGATCGGGTCGCTGCGCAACAAGCTGCTCTTCATCCTGCCCGCAGCGCTGCTGCTCAGCGAGTTCGCGCCCTGGCTGCTGCCGATCCTGCTGATCTTCGGCGGCACCTTCCTCGCCTACGAGGGCGCCCACAAGGTCTGGGAGAAGATCAGCGGCCACGAGGACCACGAGGCAGAGGCCGAGGAGCAGCTGACCGCGACCGGCCAGCTCAGCCCGGAGCACGAGAAGACCACGATCGCCAACGCCATCCGCACCGACTTCATCCTCTCGGCCGAGATCATGGTGATCGCCCTCAAGGAGGTCGTCGACTCCCAGCCCGACGCCGGGTTCGTGACCCGCGCCGCGATCCTCATCGTGGTGGCGATCTTCATCACGATCGCCGTCTACGGCTTCGTCGCGCTGCTGGTCAAGATGGACGACGTGGGCGTCCACCTCGCCACCAAG comes from Nocardioides piscis and encodes:
- a CDS encoding DUF808 domain-containing protein, whose product is MAAGLFALLDDVAAMAKLAAASVDDIGVAAGRASAKAAGVVVDDTAVTPQFLEGSAADRELPIIKKIAIGSLRNKLLFILPAALLLSEFAPWLLPILLIFGGTFLAYEGAHKVWEKISGHEDHEAEAEEQLTATGQLSPEHEKTTIANAIRTDFILSAEIMVIALKEVVDSQPDAGFVTRAAILIVVAIFITIAVYGFVALLVKMDDVGVHLATKASSLAQKVGRALVTAMPKVLTVISVIGTAAMLWVGGHILLISLDELSTSLSGTFADVLHAPYALVHSLEEDAHHALGSAGAVAGWLVNTLLSALVGVVVGALVVAILSVLPFGHGTAKHDEDPAAAH